In the Ursus arctos isolate Adak ecotype North America unplaced genomic scaffold, UrsArc2.0 scaffold_19, whole genome shotgun sequence genome, one interval contains:
- the LOC113247990 gene encoding zinc finger and SCAN domain-containing protein 4-like: protein MDDPGSKNKDFKPSQGPALQKAEEISEFQDAQHSLFQNGNNSRAKQELQRLCKSFYSWLQPEKHSKDEIIFQVVLEQFMINRHCSGRSTLKKKWESSGRNLEKFMEDLSDSSLKPPDLVHVRMQGREALFSENMPLKEVIVHLTKQLSVGSPTGTDMEMPSWTPQDTSLETGQGDKENGDNIYHVNDSITSQGNEIPSLLIIREEDWPRPEEDSVSLKNPLSSRKAGLGMSGSQERSLKGPSYQDVLVEGGPAFLSQSIQVTPEPVPTHQRAEGNSTRGGHQERCCEAQNSYQCEKCPKIFRYFSQLKAHQRRHNNERTFTCAECNRGFFQASDLHVHQKIHAEEKPFTCSTCEKSFSHKSNLLAHERIHTGEKPYECSLCHRSYRQSSTYHRHLRTHQKSAFRGVSSTPEASSGAAPLE from the exons ATGGATGACCCTGGGtcaaaaaataaagactttaaacCCAGCCAAGGACCTGCTCTCCAAAAGGCAGAGGAGATTTCTGAGTTCCAGGATGCTCAGCACAGCTTATTTCAAAATGGCAACAACTCACGTGCAAAGCAGGAACTGCAGAGACTCTGTAAATCATTTTACTCGTGGCTACAGCCAGAAAAACACAGCAaggatgaaattatttttcaagtcGTCCTGGAACAGTTTATGATCAACAGGCACTGCAGTGGTCGGTCGACTTTGAAGAAGAAATGGGAATCCAGTGGCAGAAACCTGGAGAAATTCATGGAAGATCTGAGTGATAGTTCTCTGAAGCCACCTGATTTA GTCCATGTCCGCATGCAGGGACGGGAAGCCCTCTTTTCTGAGAATATGCCCTTAAAAGAAGTCATTGTCCATCTAACAAAACAGCTGTCAGTAGGATCCCCAACAGGAACAGATATGGAGATGCCCTCCTGGACTCCCCAAGATACTTCCCTGGAAACAGGACAAG GAGATAAAGAAAACGGTGACAACATTTATCACGTAAATGACAGTATTACTAGTCAAGGCAATGAAATACCTTCCCTGCTCATTATCCGGGAAGAGGACTGGCCCAGGCCAGAAGAGGACAGTGTTTCTTTGAAGAATCCGCTCAGCTCCAGAAAAGCAGGTCTAGGCATGTCCGGGTCCCAGGAAAGGTCCCTGAAAGGACCCTCGTATCAAGATGTCCTTGTGGAGGGGGGACCAGCGTTTCTCTCTCAGTCAATCCAGGTCACCCCTGAGCCTGTTCCTACCCACCAGAGAGCTGAGGGGAACTCCACACGTGGGGGACACCAAGAAAGATGCTGTGAAGCCCAAAACTCATACCAATGTGAAAAGTGTCCCAAGATCTTTAGGTATTTCTCTCAGCTAAAAGCCCATCAGAGAAGACACAATAACGAGAGGACATTTACTTGTGCTGAGTGTAACAGAGGCTTCTTCCAAGCATCAGACCTGCACGTGCATCAGAAGATTCATGCAGAAGAGAAGCCTTTCACGTGCAGCACGTGTGAAAAATCCTTCAGCCACAAAAGCAACCTTCTGGCACATGAGAGAATCCACACGGGAGAGAAGCCGTATGAATGTTCCCTCTGCCATAGAAGCTACCGGCAGTCATCTACCTACCACCGCCACCTGAGGACTCACCAGAAAAGTGCCTTCAGAGGTGTCTCTTCCACACCAGAAGCTTCCTCGGGTGCAGCCCCACTGGAATGA
- the ZNF134 gene encoding zinc finger protein 134 codes for MTLAMAGGTWTGPGCWCAVEDEEAPSEQSISVEVSHDSISKAGSSAQMAHPCDICGPILKDILHLDEHQETRQGLKPYKCGACGRQFWFSANFLQHQKQYNVEKPLRRDKGKTLFVKNYRVCEEPHLSEKPFPCEEEQNFQASLGSHQQKASHSKKKTRSTESGEASHSGHMHYRCSECGKAFNRKDTLVQHQRIHTGERPYECSECGKAFSRKATLIQHQRIHTGERPYECKECGKAFSRKDNLTQHKRIHTGEMPYKCSECGKYFSHHSNLIVHQRVHNGARPYKCNNCGKVFRHKSTLVQHESIHTGENPYVCSDCGKSFGHKYTLIKHQRIHTEARPFECVECGKFFSRSSDFIAHQRVHTGERPFVCSKCGKDFIRTSHLVRHQKVHTGERPYECNECGKAYSLSSHLIRHQKVHTAGRL; via the exons ATGACTCTAGCCATGGCAGGAGGGACGTGGACAGGCCCTG GTTGTTGGTGTGCAGTGGAGGATGAAGAGGCGCCTTCAGAGCAGAGCATTTCTGTAGAAGTGTCACATGATAGTATTTCCAAGGCAGGTTCATCAGCCCAGATGGCTCACCCTTGTGACATATGTGGCCCCATCTTGAAAGATATCTTGCACCTGGATGAACACCAGGAAACACGCCAAGGACTGAAACCTTACAAATGTGGGGCATGTGGGAGACAATTCTGGTTCAGTGCAAACTTTCTTCAGCACCAGAAGCAGTACAATGTAGAGAAACCCTTAAGAAGAGACAAAGGCAAGACCTTGTTTGTGAAGAACTATAGAGTTTGTGAAGAACCTCACCTGTCAGAAAAGCCTTTTCCATGTGAGGAGGAGCAGAACTTCCAGGCCAGTTTGGGCAGTCACCAGCAAAAGGCCAGTCACAGCAAGAAGAAGACAAGGAGCACCGAGAGTGGGGAGGCCTCTCACAGTGGACATATGCATTACAGGTGCAGCGAATGTGGTAAGGCCTTCAATCGCAAAGACACCCTCGTCCAGCACCAGAGAATCCATACCGGAGAAAGGCCTTAcgagtgcagtgaatgtgggaaagccttcagccgCAAAGCAACCCTTATCCAGCACCAGAGAATCCATACCGGAGAAAGGCCTTATGAATGcaaagaatgtgggaaagcctttagcCGCAAAGACAACCTTACTCAGCACAAAagaattcacactggagaaatGCCTTACAAGTGTAGTGAATGTGGAAAATACTTTAGCCATCACTCCAACCTAATTGTACACCAGAGAGTTCACAATGGAGCGAGGCCTTACAAGTGCAACAATTGTGGGAAAGTCTTCAGACACAAATCCACACTTGTTCAGCATGAGAGTATCCATACTGGAGAAAATCCGTATGTTTGCAGTGATTGTGGGAAATCCTTTGGCCACAAATACACCCTCATTAAACACCAGAGAATTCACACTGAGGCAAGGCCTTTTGAGTGCGTCGAATGTGGCAAATTCTTTAGTCGAAGCTCTGACTTTATTGCACACCAGAGAGTTCACACGGGGGAAAGGCCATTTGTGTGCAGCAAATGTGGGAAAGATTTCATCAGAACATCCCACCTTGTTAGGCACCAAAaagttcacactggagaaaggccATATGAgtgcaatgaatgtgggaaagcctatAGTTTAAGCTCCCACCTCATTCGGCACCAGAAAGTTCACACTGCAGGAAGGCTTTAG